A stretch of Deltaproteobacteria bacterium DNA encodes these proteins:
- the purU gene encoding formyltetrahydrofolate deformylase has protein sequence MPRPHAVLKVIGADRAGLVADVANLLFRLGANILHADDHIDFEAGLFFQRVEFTLQGELTSGDRERIGAQIGQTCDQWKMRWDLRWHGTPRRVALLTSKHPHCTLDLLARHRAGELACELPVVISNHPDLEHEVTRRGYKYVHEPIAGGDKRDQEQRIQKQLEAEKIDLVVLARYMQILSSDFVAPWRERILNIHHSFLPAFAGAEPYKQAYRRGVKLIGATSHYVTADLDEGPIVWQDVTRVSHRDSVDDLVRKGRDLERVVLANAVRCALEDRIIAYGNKTVVFD, from the coding sequence ATGCCTCGACCGCACGCCGTCTTGAAAGTCATCGGCGCCGACCGCGCCGGCCTCGTCGCCGATGTGGCGAACCTCTTGTTCCGCCTCGGCGCCAACATCCTCCACGCCGACGACCACATCGACTTCGAAGCGGGCCTCTTCTTCCAGCGCGTGGAGTTCACGCTGCAGGGCGAGCTCACGTCGGGCGATCGCGAGCGCATCGGCGCCCAGATTGGCCAGACCTGCGACCAGTGGAAGATGCGCTGGGATCTGCGATGGCACGGCACGCCTCGACGCGTGGCGCTGCTCACCAGCAAGCACCCGCACTGCACGCTGGATCTCCTCGCGCGCCACCGCGCGGGCGAGCTCGCGTGCGAGCTCCCGGTCGTGATTTCGAACCACCCGGACCTGGAGCACGAGGTCACGCGCCGCGGCTACAAGTACGTGCACGAGCCCATCGCGGGCGGCGACAAGCGCGATCAAGAGCAGCGCATCCAGAAGCAGCTCGAGGCCGAGAAGATCGATCTGGTGGTGCTCGCGCGCTACATGCAGATCCTCTCGAGCGACTTCGTGGCGCCGTGGAGAGAGCGCATCCTCAACATCCACCACTCGTTCTTGCCCGCGTTCGCTGGGGCCGAGCCGTACAAGCAGGCCTACCGCCGCGGCGTGAAGCTCATCGGCGCCACCAGCCACTACGTCACGGCCGACCTCGATGAAGGCCCGATCGTGTGGCAGGACGTGACGCGCGTCTCGCACCGAGACAGCGTCGACGACCTCGTGCGCAAGGGCCGCGACCTCGAGCGCGTGGTGCTCGCCAACGCCGTCCGCTGCGCGCTCGAAGATCGAATCATCGCGTACGGCAACAAGACCGTGGTCTTCGATTGA
- a CDS encoding lamin tail domain-containing protein gives MKNTLRGMLLGALAATALACGGTTTAASSSTGTHGSTTGHVTNTSGSTGHSGSTAASTGTSGSGATTASNGTTTASNGTTTATNASAATDTGSTGTTSTTGTNTTGSTGTTVTTGLTTSTSTSTTGTTGRTTSTSTSTTGTTGTTVSTTSTSTTGTTGTTVTTGLTTSTSTSTSTGTTTAGNTTGTTTAGTSTSTSTGTTTAGTSGSCDVPSFGTPTNGDMGATCTPYADGGSAQCAAGEYCLGAQGASTGECYVLNCDATNQTGCPGDAYCYDFGSVTACIAQCVPALGGCNGSQVCPTLFINPNDPELCNDRCTNAASCNAPDAGTTFVCDTTAGYCKCTHDADCDGINPGDKCDLASGSCYTPCGNGGDCSAAPYGGCCLSVSGVSECDPYGQSATSTTTTGTTGTATSTTGTTATSTTGTTAASTTGTTATSTTGTTATSTTATSTTGTTATSTTGTSTTGTSTTTTGTSTTGSAGVCISPDPTPGLIDNGDLGMGCTAYPDAGSANCATGEYCLGTPGECVGTCSLLDGTGCPGTTLCLDVGLGTVGICYGLCYPASTPTCLGSQVCLPSTPNGNDLSLCVDPCAATSDCNAADGGTTNVCDTNSGLCKCTQDADCGSGYTCDVASGECIVACPSNGVCGSGCCETAGGVSFCDSAGYVPDLTITEYVTGSSNNKALEITNLSGQTKTLAEYSIREYANGGTTVNGQFTLGTATKTTIAPGEVWVVCNPGVSNSTLLAACKQNGTAQAMGFNGNDALELVHTASGTATVIDSIGQVGNNPGAAGWVDGTVSTVGEMARICGTPPDTDSSDAYDPAVDFTGASATTFSGFGTYSCP, from the coding sequence CACCGGCCACGTGACCAACACCAGCGGCTCCACGGGTCACAGCGGCTCCACGGCCGCGAGCACCGGCACCAGCGGCTCCGGCGCGACCACGGCGTCGAACGGCACGACCACGGCGTCGAACGGCACGACCACGGCCACCAACGCCAGCGCCGCCACCGACACCGGCTCGACCGGCACCACGTCCACCACGGGCACCAACACCACGGGCTCGACGGGCACCACGGTGACCACCGGCCTCACGACGTCCACGTCGACGTCGACCACGGGCACCACCGGCCGCACCACCTCGACCTCCACGTCGACCACGGGCACGACCGGCACCACCGTGAGCACCACCTCGACGTCGACCACGGGCACGACGGGCACCACGGTGACCACCGGCCTGACCACCTCGACCTCGACGAGCACCAGCACGGGCACGACGACCGCGGGCAACACCACCGGCACCACGACCGCGGGCACGTCGACCAGCACCAGCACGGGCACCACCACCGCGGGCACCAGCGGCAGCTGTGATGTTCCCAGCTTCGGCACGCCGACCAACGGCGACATGGGCGCCACCTGCACGCCGTACGCGGACGGCGGCTCGGCGCAGTGCGCGGCCGGCGAGTACTGCCTCGGCGCGCAGGGCGCGAGCACGGGTGAGTGCTACGTCCTCAACTGCGACGCCACCAACCAGACGGGCTGCCCCGGTGACGCGTACTGCTACGACTTCGGCAGCGTGACGGCGTGCATCGCCCAGTGCGTCCCGGCCCTGGGCGGCTGCAACGGCAGCCAGGTCTGCCCGACGCTCTTCATCAACCCCAACGATCCCGAGCTCTGCAACGACCGCTGCACCAACGCGGCCAGCTGCAACGCGCCGGACGCGGGCACCACGTTCGTCTGCGACACCACCGCGGGCTACTGCAAGTGCACCCACGACGCCGACTGCGACGGCATCAACCCCGGCGACAAGTGCGACCTCGCCAGCGGCAGCTGCTACACGCCCTGCGGCAACGGCGGCGACTGCAGCGCGGCCCCGTACGGCGGCTGCTGCCTGAGCGTCTCGGGCGTGAGCGAGTGCGATCCGTACGGCCAGTCGGCGACCTCGACCACCACCACCGGCACCACCGGCACCGCCACGTCGACGACGGGCACCACGGCCACCTCGACGACCGGCACCACCGCCGCGTCGACCACGGGCACCACCGCGACCTCGACCACGGGCACCACCGCCACGTCGACGACCGCCACGTCCACGACCGGCACCACCGCGACCTCGACGACCGGCACCAGCACCACCGGCACCTCGACCACCACCACGGGCACCAGCACCACCGGCTCCGCGGGCGTGTGCATCTCGCCGGATCCGACGCCGGGCCTCATCGACAACGGCGACCTGGGCATGGGATGCACCGCTTATCCCGACGCCGGCTCGGCCAACTGCGCCACCGGTGAATACTGCCTCGGCACGCCGGGCGAGTGCGTCGGCACCTGCAGCCTGCTCGACGGCACGGGCTGCCCGGGCACCACGCTCTGCCTCGACGTCGGCCTGGGCACCGTGGGCATCTGCTACGGCCTCTGCTACCCGGCCTCGACGCCCACCTGCCTCGGCTCGCAGGTCTGCCTGCCCTCCACGCCGAACGGCAACGACCTCAGCCTCTGCGTCGATCCCTGCGCGGCCACGAGCGACTGCAACGCGGCCGACGGCGGCACCACCAACGTCTGCGACACGAACAGCGGCCTCTGCAAGTGCACGCAGGACGCCGACTGCGGCTCGGGCTACACCTGCGACGTCGCCAGCGGCGAGTGCATCGTGGCCTGCCCGAGCAACGGCGTGTGCGGCTCGGGCTGCTGCGAGACGGCGGGCGGCGTGAGCTTCTGCGACTCCGCCGGCTACGTGCCCGACCTCACCATCACCGAGTACGTGACGGGCAGCAGCAACAACAAGGCGCTGGAGATCACCAACCTCTCCGGCCAGACCAAGACCCTCGCCGAGTACTCCATCCGCGAGTACGCCAACGGCGGCACCACCGTGAACGGCCAGTTCACGCTGGGCACGGCCACCAAGACCACGATCGCTCCGGGCGAGGTGTGGGTGGTCTGCAACCCGGGCGTGAGCAACAGCACGCTGCTCGCGGCCTGCAAGCAGAACGGCACCGCGCAGGCGATGGGCTTCAACGGCAACGACGCCCTCGAGCTCGTGCACACCGCCAGCGGCACGGCGACCGTCATCGACAGCATCGGCCAGGTGGGCAACAACCCCGGCGCCGCGGGCTGGGTCGACGGCACGGTGAGCACCGTGGGCGAGATGGCGCGCATCTGCGGCACGCCGCCGGACACCGACTCCAGCGATGCCTACGACCCGGCGGTCGACTTCACCGGCGCCTCGGCCACGACGTTCAGCGGCTTCGGCACCTACAGCTGCCCGTAG
- a CDS encoding error-prone DNA polymerase translates to MGNVRALRAPPRTRYVELRARSAFSFLQGASLPEELAQRAADLGYEAMALGDAGGVYGCPRFHLAAKELGLRPLVAGDLQLTDGLGSVRLLVESERGYRNLCRLFTLSHQGRPKGEHAATLPQLCAHAEGLVALLGACTDVQSADRVAAALGRERAVAEVSRHLDPVQERGNRKMAALAEKRGLGLVATGDVRFARPTDRPLYDVLTCIRHSLTLDNAGTALARSAEQHLHEPSEMALRFADLPRAVDATAELAARCAFTLEKLPYRFPDFPVPDGGSQQAYLETLTWAGAKKRYGSRLERDPRVATQLRHELALIGKLSLAGYFLIVWDLVRFCGERRILVQGRGSAANSAVCFALGITAVEPLQAGLLFERFLSEERGEWPDIDLDLPSGDRREEVIQYVYKTYGPRGAAMCAEVITYKSRLALREVGKVLGLDAATIDQAARSVPPFEYREDEQQGVDERLVAAGLPPEGHRLRLYVKLADSMIGLPRHLSQHSGGMVIAQGALDELVPLEPAAMPDRTTLQWDKDDCEGLHLIKIDLLGLGMMAALEQCRDVLEARGQTCDYAQLPHDDPKIYAVARKGDTVGVFQIESRAQMATLPRLQPTRFYDLVVSVGLIRPGPIVGKMVHPYLARRAGREVVRYPHPDLEPVLQRTLGVPLFQEQLMRIAMVAGGLTGGEAQELRKAMTHKRSRERIARFDQKMRSGMHGRGYNDATIDEVLTGIRAFAEYGFPESHSASFALLVYASLWLKVYHPAVFLAALLDNQPMGFYSPATLIKDAQRHGVHVYPACVVNSQVKSTVLGEREMRLGLEMVGGLGTAVAQRILKARSERPFTSVSDVCVRAQLDTARAEALAEAGAFAALGATRRQALWRVDAAVGAGGLAPPPAEGASPLKELTPVQRTLADYASTGVTVGPHLVGRMRDELQKLGVTPADRVLDQPNGSWQRIAGLVIIRQRPGTAKGMVFLSLEDETGLSNAVIDPPTFQEHRQVLLGAQLLMVEGPLQNIDGVATVKGKRFHALAAPKELPASRDFH, encoded by the coding sequence ATGGGCAACGTCCGGGCACTGCGCGCGCCGCCACGCACGCGCTACGTGGAGCTTCGCGCCCGGAGCGCCTTCAGCTTCCTGCAGGGCGCGTCGCTGCCGGAGGAGCTGGCCCAGCGCGCCGCCGACCTGGGCTACGAGGCCATGGCGCTCGGGGACGCGGGCGGCGTCTACGGCTGCCCGCGCTTTCATCTCGCCGCGAAGGAGCTGGGGCTGCGGCCGCTCGTCGCTGGCGACCTGCAGCTCACCGACGGCCTGGGCAGCGTGCGGCTCCTGGTGGAGAGTGAGCGCGGCTATCGCAACCTGTGCCGGCTCTTCACGCTCTCGCACCAGGGGCGGCCCAAGGGCGAACACGCGGCGACGCTTCCGCAGCTCTGCGCGCACGCGGAAGGCCTGGTGGCGCTGCTGGGCGCGTGCACGGACGTTCAGTCGGCGGACCGCGTGGCGGCGGCGCTGGGGCGCGAGCGCGCCGTGGCCGAGGTGAGCCGGCACCTCGATCCGGTGCAGGAGCGCGGGAATCGGAAGATGGCGGCGCTGGCCGAGAAGCGCGGGCTTGGGCTCGTCGCAACGGGCGACGTGCGCTTCGCGCGGCCCACCGACCGGCCGCTCTACGACGTGCTCACCTGCATCCGGCACTCGCTCACGCTGGACAACGCCGGCACCGCGCTCGCCCGGAGCGCCGAGCAGCATTTGCACGAGCCTTCCGAGATGGCGCTGCGCTTCGCGGACCTGCCGCGCGCCGTCGACGCCACCGCCGAGCTCGCCGCGCGCTGTGCCTTCACGCTGGAGAAGCTGCCGTACCGCTTCCCCGACTTCCCCGTGCCCGATGGCGGCAGCCAGCAGGCGTATCTGGAGACGCTCACCTGGGCCGGCGCGAAGAAGCGCTACGGCTCGCGGCTCGAGCGCGATCCGCGCGTGGCCACGCAGCTGCGGCACGAGCTCGCGCTGATTGGGAAGCTCTCGCTCGCGGGCTACTTCCTCATCGTCTGGGACCTGGTTCGCTTCTGCGGCGAGCGGCGAATCCTCGTGCAGGGGCGCGGCTCGGCAGCGAACTCGGCGGTGTGCTTCGCCCTGGGCATCACCGCGGTGGAGCCGCTGCAGGCGGGGCTGCTCTTCGAGCGGTTTCTGTCGGAGGAGCGCGGCGAGTGGCCCGACATCGATCTCGATCTGCCCTCGGGCGATCGCCGCGAAGAGGTGATCCAGTACGTGTACAAGACGTACGGTCCGCGCGGCGCGGCGATGTGCGCCGAGGTCATCACCTACAAGTCGCGACTGGCGCTGCGTGAAGTCGGCAAGGTGCTCGGCCTCGACGCCGCGACCATCGATCAAGCCGCGCGCAGCGTGCCCCCATTCGAGTATCGCGAGGACGAGCAGCAGGGCGTCGACGAGCGGCTCGTCGCGGCGGGCTTGCCGCCCGAGGGCCACCGGCTGCGGCTCTACGTGAAGCTCGCCGACTCGATGATTGGCCTGCCGCGGCACCTCTCGCAGCACTCCGGCGGCATGGTGATCGCCCAGGGTGCGCTCGACGAGCTCGTTCCCCTCGAGCCCGCGGCCATGCCGGATCGCACCACGCTCCAGTGGGACAAGGACGACTGCGAAGGGCTGCACCTCATCAAGATCGATCTGCTCGGGCTGGGGATGATGGCGGCGCTGGAGCAGTGTCGCGATGTGCTCGAGGCGCGCGGGCAGACCTGCGACTACGCGCAGCTCCCGCACGACGATCCGAAGATCTACGCGGTGGCGCGCAAGGGCGACACGGTGGGCGTCTTCCAGATCGAGAGCCGCGCGCAGATGGCCACGCTGCCGCGGCTGCAGCCCACGCGGTTCTACGACCTCGTGGTGAGCGTGGGGCTCATTCGGCCCGGGCCGATCGTCGGCAAGATGGTGCACCCGTACCTCGCGCGGCGCGCGGGCAGGGAGGTGGTGCGCTATCCGCATCCGGACCTCGAGCCGGTGCTGCAGCGGACGCTCGGCGTGCCCTTGTTTCAAGAGCAGCTCATGCGCATCGCCATGGTCGCGGGCGGGCTCACCGGCGGCGAGGCCCAGGAGCTGCGCAAGGCCATGACCCACAAGCGCAGCCGCGAGCGCATCGCGCGCTTCGATCAGAAGATGCGCTCGGGCATGCACGGCCGCGGCTACAACGACGCCACCATCGACGAGGTGCTCACCGGCATTCGCGCGTTCGCCGAGTACGGTTTTCCCGAGAGCCACTCGGCGAGCTTCGCGCTGCTCGTGTACGCGAGCCTGTGGCTCAAGGTGTACCACCCGGCCGTGTTCCTGGCGGCGCTGCTCGACAACCAGCCCATGGGCTTCTACTCGCCGGCCACGCTCATCAAGGACGCGCAGCGCCATGGCGTGCACGTGTATCCCGCGTGCGTTGTAAACAGTCAGGTTAAGTCGACCGTACTCGGCGAGCGGGAGATGCGGCTGGGGCTGGAGATGGTGGGCGGGCTGGGCACCGCCGTCGCCCAACGGATCTTGAAAGCGCGCTCTGAACGGCCGTTCACGAGCGTGTCCGACGTGTGCGTGCGCGCGCAGCTCGACACCGCTCGCGCCGAAGCGCTGGCCGAGGCGGGCGCGTTCGCGGCGCTGGGGGCGACGCGGCGGCAGGCCTTGTGGCGCGTGGACGCGGCCGTCGGTGCGGGCGGGTTGGCGCCGCCGCCGGCCGAGGGCGCGTCGCCGCTGAAGGAGCTCACGCCGGTGCAGCGCACGCTCGCCGACTACGCGTCGACGGGTGTCACCGTGGGGCCGCACCTCGTGGGCCGGATGCGCGACGAGCTGCAGAAGCTCGGCGTGACGCCGGCCGACCGCGTGCTCGATCAGCCCAACGGCTCGTGGCAGCGCATCGCCGGCTTGGTGATCATCCGGCAGCGGCCCGGTACGGCGAAGGGCATGGTGTTCCTCTCGCTCGAGGACGAGACCGGGCTCTCGAACGCGGTCATTGATCCGCCCACGTTCCAGGAGCACCGGCAGGTGCTGCTCGGCGCGCAGTTGTTGATGGTGGAGGGGCCGCTGCAGAACATCGACGGCGTGGCCACGGTGAAAGGCAAACGCTTTCACGCGCTCGCCGCGCCGAAGGAGCTGCCGGCCTCGCGCGACTTTCATTGA